From a single Kitasatospora azatica KCTC 9699 genomic region:
- a CDS encoding polyprenyl synthetase family protein, which translates to MEARPSTFAGATAQAEPVSVPELLARGRTLCTPPLRAAIARLAAPMDAVAAYHFGWTDQAGNPTAGDGGKAVRPALALLSAEAAGASAHAGVPGGVAVELVHNFSLLHDDLMDGDETRRHRATAWTVFGPAQAILVGDALATLGTEVLLDAGKSGAATPADAARAVRLITTATRKLIDGQAQDLSFEHRDAVSVAECLEMEGNKTGALLAAAAAIGAVLAGADDRTADALERYGHHLGLAFQAVDDLLGIWGATEVTGKPHWGDLRQRKKSLPVAAALAEGGAASRRLAELLADPQGRGEESEEVLAGRAALIEQAGGRSWTQEEARRQHKTALAALDEVPMADEVRDRFVALAEFVVVRER; encoded by the coding sequence GTGGAGGCACGTCCCAGCACGTTCGCGGGAGCGACGGCCCAGGCCGAGCCCGTCTCGGTACCCGAGCTGCTGGCCAGAGGCCGCACGCTCTGCACCCCGCCGCTGCGCGCGGCGATCGCTCGACTGGCAGCCCCGATGGACGCGGTCGCGGCCTACCACTTCGGCTGGACCGACCAGGCCGGCAACCCGACGGCCGGCGACGGCGGCAAGGCGGTCCGCCCGGCGCTGGCGCTGCTCTCGGCCGAGGCGGCCGGCGCCTCCGCACATGCCGGAGTACCTGGTGGGGTAGCTGTTGAGCTGGTGCACAACTTCTCGCTCCTGCATGATGATCTGATGGATGGTGACGAGACTCGCAGGCACCGGGCGACCGCCTGGACCGTCTTCGGTCCGGCACAGGCGATCCTGGTCGGCGACGCGCTGGCCACCCTCGGCACCGAGGTCCTGCTCGACGCCGGCAAGAGCGGCGCCGCGACTCCCGCGGACGCCGCCCGAGCCGTGCGGCTGATCACCACTGCCACCCGCAAGCTGATCGACGGTCAGGCCCAGGACCTCTCCTTCGAGCACCGCGACGCGGTCAGCGTCGCCGAGTGCCTCGAGATGGAGGGCAACAAGACCGGCGCCCTGCTGGCCGCCGCCGCGGCGATCGGTGCGGTGCTGGCCGGCGCCGACGACCGGACGGCCGACGCGCTGGAGCGCTACGGCCACCACCTCGGGCTGGCCTTCCAGGCCGTCGACGACCTGCTCGGCATCTGGGGCGCCACCGAGGTCACCGGCAAGCCGCACTGGGGCGACCTGCGCCAGCGCAAGAAGTCGCTCCCGGTGGCGGCCGCCCTCGCCGAGGGCGGAGCGGCCTCGCGCCGACTGGCCGAACTGCTCGCCGACCCGCAGGGGCGCGGCGAGGAGTCCGAGGAGGTGCTGGCCGGCCGGGCCGCCCTGATCGAGCAGGCGGGAGGCCGCTCCTGGACCCAGGAGGAGGCCCGCCGCCAGCACAAGACCGCCCTCGCCGCTCTGGACGAGGTGCCGATGGCCGACGAGGTGCGCGATCGCTTCGTGGCCCTCGCCGAATTCGTGGTGGTACGAGAGAGGTGA